In Brevibacillus brevis, a genomic segment contains:
- a CDS encoding DUF561 domain-containing protein produces MWKDNPITARLQIQWPIIQAGMAGGPTTVELVAAVSAAGGLGTLGAAYMSPGQIRDAIRAIRELTDKPFGINLFIPEPFDASQPVAAPVAKVMNEFREQLGIPADPVVTRYTEPFEEQMAVVVEEKVPVFSFTFGVLEQRWLEELKRLGTTVIGTATTVREAVALEASGVDMVTAQGSEAGGHRGSFLPDSPSNLVGTMALVPQIVDRVKIPVIAAGGIMDGRGIAAAFALGAGAVQLGTAFLTCGESGAHPEHKRAIREASDEGTVITRAFSGKSARGIENEFMRRLDPHDSELPPYPVQNALTRDIRSAAAKQGKGEYLSMWAGQAASLSREVSAGELVRQLVAETERVCRGMC; encoded by the coding sequence ATGTGGAAGGACAATCCGATCACAGCTCGATTGCAGATACAATGGCCCATTATTCAAGCGGGGATGGCCGGCGGTCCGACGACTGTGGAACTGGTTGCCGCTGTTTCCGCTGCCGGCGGTCTCGGCACCCTGGGCGCGGCGTATATGAGCCCGGGGCAGATCCGCGATGCGATCCGGGCGATCCGGGAGCTGACCGACAAGCCGTTTGGGATCAACCTTTTCATCCCGGAGCCATTTGACGCGAGCCAGCCCGTCGCTGCTCCTGTGGCCAAGGTGATGAACGAGTTCCGGGAGCAGCTTGGCATTCCTGCGGATCCCGTGGTGACTCGCTATACGGAGCCGTTTGAGGAGCAGATGGCCGTTGTGGTGGAGGAGAAGGTGCCCGTCTTCAGCTTTACGTTTGGCGTGCTTGAGCAGCGCTGGCTGGAGGAGCTGAAGCGTCTGGGCACGACGGTGATCGGTACGGCTACGACGGTACGGGAGGCTGTGGCGCTGGAAGCGAGCGGGGTCGACATGGTGACGGCGCAGGGCAGCGAGGCGGGAGGACACCGCGGTTCCTTTTTGCCGGATTCCCCCAGCAATCTCGTAGGTACGATGGCGCTGGTTCCGCAGATCGTCGATCGGGTAAAGATCCCCGTGATTGCTGCGGGAGGAATCATGGACGGTCGGGGAATTGCCGCAGCGTTTGCATTGGGCGCCGGGGCCGTACAGCTGGGAACCGCCTTTTTGACCTGCGGGGAGAGCGGAGCCCATCCAGAGCACAAGCGCGCTATCCGGGAAGCGAGCGACGAGGGGACCGTGATCACCCGCGCCTTTTCCGGCAAATCGGCCAGAGGGATCGAGAACGAATTCATGAGGCGTTTGGATCCGCACGACAGCGAGCTGCCGCCGTACCCTGTCCAGAACGCCCTTACTCGGGACATCCGCTCGGCAGCCGCCAAGCAGGGAAAAGGCGAGTACTTGTCCATGTGGGCAGGCCAGGCCGCTTCGCTCAGCAGGGAAGTCAGCGCGGGAGAGCTCGTGCGGCAGCTGGTAGCAGAGACCGAACGGGTATGCCGCGGCATGTGCTAG
- a CDS encoding ATP-binding cassette domain-containing protein, whose product MSAFLLEMKGISKSFPGVKVLSDVQLNLKGGELVALMGENGAGKSTLMKILGGIYERDAGTIVVKGEVQEKMTPDIAASRGIAIIHQELNLIPHLTVMENIFLGREYTYGKSGFVNWGRMRKETKRWLDQLAISLDPDTPVGELSVGQQQMIEIAKALSMQADILVLDEPTAALTNREIDALFEVIASLKEKGVGMIYISHRMEEIFQVSDRITVLRDGQYVGTVETAHTDMDELVKMMVGREITDRFPKADVKWGEERLRVEHLSVKGKLSDISFTVKSGEIVGVAGLMGAGRTEMAKALFGLEKVREGQIYVDGKPIRVTKPIDAISAGIALVTEDRKEEGLVLSLSVRENISLPNLEKVSSLGVMQPGKEQALADDAISRLFIKTAGGEQIVGSLSGGNQQKVVIGKWLATRPKILILDEPTRGVDIGAKKEIYDIMNRLAQEGVAILMISSELPEVLGMSDRVLVMHEGRITGEFTREEATQELIMYAATGGTSHAV is encoded by the coding sequence ATGTCAGCATTCCTATTGGAGATGAAAGGAATCAGCAAGTCGTTCCCGGGGGTCAAGGTGCTGAGCGATGTCCAGCTGAACCTGAAGGGCGGCGAGCTGGTCGCCTTGATGGGGGAGAATGGAGCAGGCAAATCCACGCTGATGAAAATCCTCGGGGGCATTTACGAGCGGGATGCGGGAACGATCGTCGTCAAAGGCGAGGTGCAGGAGAAAATGACGCCTGACATCGCTGCCAGCCGCGGGATTGCGATCATCCACCAGGAGTTGAACCTGATTCCGCATCTGACCGTCATGGAAAACATTTTTCTGGGCCGCGAGTATACGTACGGCAAGTCGGGGTTCGTCAACTGGGGCAGGATGCGGAAGGAGACGAAGCGCTGGCTGGACCAGCTGGCGATCAGCCTTGATCCCGATACGCCGGTCGGCGAGTTGTCCGTCGGGCAGCAGCAGATGATCGAGATCGCGAAAGCGCTTTCGATGCAGGCAGACATTCTCGTTTTGGACGAGCCGACAGCGGCCTTGACCAATCGGGAAATCGACGCCCTGTTCGAAGTAATCGCGTCGCTCAAGGAAAAGGGCGTCGGCATGATCTACATCTCGCACCGGATGGAGGAAATTTTCCAGGTGAGCGACCGGATCACGGTGCTTCGCGATGGCCAATACGTGGGAACGGTCGAGACCGCTCATACCGATATGGATGAACTGGTGAAAATGATGGTCGGCCGCGAAATCACCGACCGCTTCCCGAAAGCAGACGTCAAGTGGGGCGAAGAGCGGCTGCGCGTCGAGCATTTGAGCGTCAAAGGCAAGCTGTCGGACATCTCGTTTACCGTGAAAAGCGGCGAGATCGTCGGAGTGGCCGGCCTGATGGGCGCGGGGCGCACGGAGATGGCCAAAGCGCTGTTCGGTCTGGAGAAGGTACGGGAAGGGCAAATTTACGTGGACGGAAAGCCCATTCGTGTCACGAAGCCGATCGACGCCATCTCGGCCGGGATCGCCCTCGTGACGGAGGACCGCAAAGAGGAAGGGCTGGTTCTTTCGCTCTCGGTGCGGGAAAACATCTCCTTGCCCAATCTGGAGAAAGTCTCGTCGCTGGGCGTCATGCAGCCAGGCAAGGAGCAGGCGCTGGCAGACGACGCGATTTCCCGCCTGTTCATCAAGACGGCTGGCGGGGAGCAGATCGTGGGATCGCTGTCCGGCGGGAATCAGCAAAAGGTCGTCATCGGCAAATGGCTGGCGACCCGACCGAAAATCCTGATCTTGGACGAGCCGACGCGCGGGGTGGACATCGGCGCGAAAAAGGAAATTTACGACATCATGAATCGACTCGCGCAGGAAGGGGTGGCCATCCTGATGATCTCATCGGAGCTGCCGGAGGTACTGGGAATGAGCGACCGCGTGCTGGTGATGCACGAAGGCCGCATCACCGGTGAGTTTACCCGCGAGGAAGCTACACAGGAATTGATTATGTATGCGGCGACGGGAGGGACTAGCCATGCGGTTTAA
- a CDS encoding GNAT family N-acetyltransferase, whose amino-acid sequence MSQWKIGRLGEEDRMWLPEFFAEHWGGQVMVYGARNQQFNCGELPGFAAWEDGRVVGLLTYCDAAGERQIVSLDSLREGLGIGTALMKAAEEEARQNQVTRIWLLTTNDNLNALRFYQKRGYELACVHRRAVDMARKAKPSIPLVGEDGIPLRDELELEKRLEE is encoded by the coding sequence ATGAGCCAATGGAAGATCGGCAGGCTTGGCGAGGAAGACCGCATGTGGCTGCCGGAGTTTTTTGCGGAGCACTGGGGCGGCCAGGTGATGGTGTACGGAGCGCGAAACCAGCAGTTCAATTGTGGAGAATTGCCTGGGTTTGCCGCCTGGGAGGATGGCCGCGTGGTCGGGCTTCTTACTTACTGTGACGCGGCGGGGGAGCGGCAAATCGTGTCCCTGGACAGCTTGCGGGAAGGGCTCGGCATCGGCACCGCTTTGATGAAGGCGGCGGAGGAAGAGGCGCGCCAGAACCAGGTGACCCGCATCTGGCTGCTGACGACCAATGACAATCTGAACGCGCTGCGCTTCTACCAAAAGCGCGGGTACGAGCTCGCCTGCGTCCACCGCCGTGCAGTCGATATGGCGAGGAAGGCGAAGCCGTCCATTCCTCTGGTCGGTGAGGACGGGATTCCGCTGCGCGATGAGCTGGAGCTGGAAAAACGACTGGAGGAATAG
- a CDS encoding ABC transporter permease subunit, whose protein sequence is MRFKVLQKMGPLLGLALIVIVLSIINSDFLTISNIFNVLRQISINALIAFGMTFVILTGGIDLSVGSMLALSSAITAGLMTGGMDTWLAVLIGLLAGVVMGAINGVIVAKGKVAPFIGTLATMTVFRGLTLVYTEGRPITGLNQDFALLGKGFFLEIPMPVIWMLVSFAILYFILRHTTFGRHVYALGSNEEATKLSGISTGKVKVLVYSISGLFAALSGIILTSRLNSAQPTAGTSYELDAIAAVVLGGTSLSGGRGWIVGTLIGAMIIGVLDNGLNLMNVSSFYQSVVKGAVILIAVLLDRSKANK, encoded by the coding sequence ATGCGGTTTAAAGTTTTGCAGAAAATGGGCCCGCTTCTCGGGCTCGCCTTGATCGTCATCGTCCTGTCCATCATCAACAGCGACTTCTTGACCATCAGCAATATTTTCAACGTGTTACGCCAAATTTCTATCAACGCGCTGATAGCCTTCGGGATGACCTTCGTCATTCTTACTGGCGGGATCGACCTGTCTGTCGGCTCCATGCTGGCCCTCTCCAGCGCCATTACGGCCGGGTTGATGACCGGGGGCATGGACACCTGGCTCGCCGTCTTGATCGGCCTGCTCGCCGGTGTGGTCATGGGGGCGATCAACGGCGTGATTGTCGCGAAAGGAAAAGTTGCTCCGTTTATCGGGACTTTGGCGACGATGACCGTTTTCCGCGGACTGACCCTCGTCTACACCGAGGGAAGACCGATTACCGGACTCAACCAGGACTTCGCCTTGCTGGGGAAAGGGTTCTTCCTGGAAATTCCGATGCCGGTCATCTGGATGCTCGTTTCTTTTGCCATTCTCTATTTCATCTTGCGCCATACGACTTTCGGGCGGCATGTATACGCGCTCGGTAGCAACGAGGAAGCGACCAAGCTGTCGGGCATCAGCACAGGCAAGGTAAAAGTGCTGGTCTATTCGATCAGCGGTCTGTTCGCGGCACTCAGCGGGATCATCCTTACTTCCCGCCTGAACTCGGCCCAACCAACTGCAGGGACATCCTATGAGCTCGACGCGATCGCCGCAGTAGTTCTTGGCGGCACGAGCCTGTCCGGCGGGCGCGGCTGGATCGTCGGTACCTTGATTGGTGCGATGATCATCGGTGTGTTAGATAACGGTCTCAATCTGATGAACGTCTCCTCTTTCTACCAGTCGGTAGTCAAAGGGGCAGTCATTCTCATCGCAGTACTCTTGGACCGGTCTAAAGCAAATAAATAA
- the rbsB gene encoding ribose ABC transporter substrate-binding protein RbsB, which yields MKKVWKMVLASSLALGVLAGCSTSSSLENKAPEQSAGNAGGNAGGKVTIGLAVSTLNNPFFVSLKEGAEKAAKEAGAELLVVDAQDDTAKQISGVEDLIQKKVSVIMINPTDSAAIVTAVEAANKANIPVITVDRAAEGGKVVSHIASDNAKGGKMAGDFILEKLGGKGNIVELQGIAGTSAARDRGKGFHEAVDNKDGVKVVASQPADFDRAKGLSVMENILQGNKDIQAVFAHNDEMALGALQAIEAAGKDILVVGFDATDDAVKAVNDGKMGATVAQKPAAIGETAVQTALKVAKGEQVDANIPVDLELVTKK from the coding sequence ATGAAAAAGGTTTGGAAAATGGTGCTGGCTTCTTCGCTGGCGCTGGGGGTACTGGCAGGCTGTTCGACTTCTTCGAGTCTGGAAAACAAGGCGCCTGAGCAATCGGCAGGCAACGCAGGTGGAAACGCAGGCGGCAAAGTGACGATCGGCCTGGCTGTCTCCACATTGAATAACCCGTTCTTCGTCTCCTTGAAAGAAGGGGCGGAAAAAGCTGCAAAAGAAGCGGGCGCAGAGCTGCTCGTCGTAGACGCGCAGGATGACACCGCGAAACAAATCAGCGGCGTAGAGGACCTGATCCAGAAAAAAGTAAGTGTCATCATGATCAACCCGACCGACAGCGCGGCCATCGTGACGGCGGTGGAAGCAGCGAACAAGGCCAACATCCCGGTCATTACCGTTGACCGCGCGGCTGAAGGCGGAAAAGTGGTTTCCCACATCGCATCCGACAACGCAAAAGGCGGCAAAATGGCAGGCGACTTCATCCTGGAAAAACTCGGCGGCAAAGGCAACATCGTCGAGCTGCAAGGGATCGCGGGCACTTCCGCAGCGCGCGACCGCGGAAAAGGCTTCCACGAAGCTGTCGACAACAAAGATGGCGTAAAAGTGGTGGCTTCCCAGCCGGCTGACTTCGACCGTGCAAAAGGTCTGTCCGTCATGGAAAACATCCTGCAAGGAAACAAAGACATCCAGGCTGTATTCGCCCACAACGACGAAATGGCCCTGGGTGCGCTGCAAGCCATCGAAGCGGCAGGCAAAGACATCCTCGTCGTCGGCTTCGACGCTACGGACGATGCTGTCAAAGCTGTGAACGACGGAAAAATGGGCGCAACCGTCGCCCAAAAACCTGCTGCGATCGGGGAAACAGCTGTACAAACAGCACTGAAAGTCGCCAAAGGCGAGCAAGTCGATGCCAACATTCCGGTTGATCTGGAACTGGTGACGAAGAAGTAA
- a CDS encoding ATP-binding protein, with product MVELDAHRRHDTFVRPTITFADIGGMERVKENIRVNIIFPMQNPELFQAYGKSAGGGILLYGPPGCGKTFIAKATAGECQAHFTTMAITDILDMYIGESEKNLHEIFEKARLRTPSVVFIDEIDAIGGNRHNMQNSTSRILTNQLLVEMDSTQNNNRNLLVIGATNTPWFVDSALRRPGRFDRILFIPPPDLEARTEILQLHMKGKPAEAIDYQSIAHQTNRYSGADLKAVCDIASESAIKRAMATGKIVPVTTDDLINALRVVKPSTIEWLNTAKNYATYANQSGLYDDILEYLQNS from the coding sequence GACACGTTCGTCCGCCCCACGATCACGTTTGCGGATATCGGCGGCATGGAGCGTGTAAAGGAAAACATCCGGGTCAACATCATTTTTCCCATGCAGAATCCCGAGCTGTTCCAAGCGTACGGCAAAAGCGCAGGAGGCGGGATCTTGCTATACGGCCCTCCCGGCTGCGGGAAGACATTCATCGCCAAGGCGACGGCCGGCGAATGTCAGGCCCATTTTACCACCATGGCCATTACCGATATCCTCGACATGTACATCGGGGAAAGCGAAAAGAATTTGCACGAGATCTTTGAAAAGGCCCGCCTGCGTACGCCCTCTGTCGTATTTATCGACGAAATCGACGCTATTGGCGGCAACCGTCACAACATGCAGAACAGCACCAGCCGGATCTTGACCAACCAGCTGCTGGTCGAGATGGACAGCACACAAAACAACAATCGCAACCTGCTCGTCATCGGCGCGACCAATACCCCGTGGTTCGTAGACTCGGCGCTGCGCAGGCCGGGCCGCTTCGACCGCATTCTCTTCATTCCGCCTCCCGATCTCGAAGCGCGTACGGAAATTCTCCAGCTGCACATGAAAGGCAAACCGGCGGAAGCGATCGATTACCAATCCATCGCCCATCAGACGAATCGCTACTCCGGGGCCGATCTGAAGGCGGTCTGCGACATTGCCAGCGAGAGCGCGATCAAGAGGGCCATGGCGACCGGAAAAATCGTTCCCGTCACGACGGATGACCTGATCAATGCGCTGCGAGTCGTCAAGCCCTCTACCATCGAGTGGCTCAACACGGCGAAAAACTACGCGACCTACGCCAATCAAAGCGGCTTGTACGACGATATTCTCGAATATTTGCAAAACAGCTAG
- a CDS encoding LacI family DNA-binding transcriptional regulator, producing MATIRDVAKLAGVSVATVSRVLNKNGYVNKDTEQKVARAIEQLNYEPNAVARGLAGKQTGTIALILPDIANPFFPEIARGVEDVAKQHGFTVILCNSDDQGQKERSYIEMLRKKYIDGIIFASNTLGQDDVEQMHRNNIPLVVLDRAPTRQSCSVIRSRNYEGAKLAVRHLLELGCKKIAHIYGPQELITAKKRMLGYEESVLHFPWYTPSLMVPGHFRMDGGLAAVKELFAKHPDVDGIFCGNDLMAIGALKGLYQMGVRVPEDVALIGFDGISLTEITQPELSTVAQPNYDMGSLAAKVLIEKIESGVTEARLYELDVELIVRDSTRR from the coding sequence ATGGCGACTATTCGGGACGTAGCCAAGCTGGCGGGGGTCTCCGTAGCTACGGTATCACGGGTCCTCAACAAAAACGGATACGTCAACAAGGATACAGAGCAAAAGGTCGCGAGGGCGATCGAACAGCTCAACTACGAGCCGAATGCGGTGGCGCGAGGGCTGGCGGGGAAGCAGACAGGGACGATCGCCCTCATCCTGCCCGATATCGCCAACCCGTTTTTTCCCGAGATCGCCAGGGGCGTGGAAGACGTCGCGAAGCAGCACGGCTTTACGGTCATCCTGTGCAACTCGGACGATCAGGGACAAAAGGAACGCTCGTACATCGAGATGCTGCGAAAAAAATACATCGACGGCATCATCTTCGCGTCCAACACGCTGGGCCAGGACGACGTCGAGCAGATGCATCGGAACAACATCCCGCTCGTGGTGCTGGACCGGGCGCCGACTAGGCAATCGTGCAGCGTCATCCGCTCCCGCAACTACGAGGGAGCCAAGCTGGCTGTCCGGCACCTTCTCGAGCTCGGCTGCAAAAAGATCGCCCATATCTACGGGCCTCAGGAGCTGATTACCGCCAAAAAGCGGATGCTCGGCTACGAAGAGTCGGTGCTCCACTTTCCGTGGTACACGCCCAGCCTGATGGTGCCGGGGCACTTCCGGATGGACGGCGGGCTGGCGGCTGTAAAAGAGCTGTTTGCCAAGCATCCCGACGTGGACGGAATCTTTTGCGGCAATGACCTGATGGCAATCGGCGCGCTGAAAGGGCTCTACCAGATGGGCGTGCGCGTTCCGGAAGACGTGGCGTTGATCGGCTTTGACGGCATCAGCCTGACGGAAATTACCCAGCCGGAGCTGTCCACGGTCGCGCAGCCGAACTATGACATGGGCTCTCTGGCCGCCAAAGTCCTGATCGAGAAGATCGAATCAGGCGTCACGGAAGCCAGGCTGTACGAATTGGACGTGGAATTGATCGTCCGGGATTCCACGAGACGGTAA
- a CDS encoding glycosyltransferase → MKNKRWLAILLTFALIFTMTSEIGSVQAKEGGKKDPVCLSPKMVQLKTDMQKVWIDHTIWTRSYIVSAISNRADQKDVLDRLLRNQQDIGNVIKPYYGEAAGNKLADLLREHILIAGKIVAAAKAGNQADVKKLEADWHRNADDIAKFLSAANPNWPFKTLQDMLYTHLQLITEIVVACLKGDWKADIAATDKNEIHMIHLADILTDGIVKQFPEKF, encoded by the coding sequence ATGAAAAACAAACGATGGCTGGCGATTCTGTTAACTTTTGCGCTTATATTTACCATGACGTCCGAAATAGGATCCGTGCAAGCGAAGGAGGGCGGGAAGAAGGATCCGGTTTGCCTAAGTCCCAAAATGGTGCAGCTGAAAACGGATATGCAGAAGGTTTGGATCGACCATACCATATGGACCAGAAGCTATATTGTCAGCGCCATATCGAACCGTGCAGATCAAAAGGACGTATTGGACCGGCTTTTGCGGAACCAGCAGGACATCGGGAATGTGATCAAGCCTTATTACGGGGAAGCCGCCGGCAATAAGCTGGCTGATCTTCTGAGAGAGCATATTCTCATCGCAGGGAAAATTGTGGCGGCTGCCAAAGCGGGCAATCAGGCGGATGTGAAAAAGCTGGAGGCGGATTGGCATAGAAACGCCGACGATATCGCCAAATTTTTAAGCGCAGCAAATCCGAACTGGCCGTTTAAAACCCTGCAAGATATGCTGTATACCCACCTTCAGCTCATTACGGAAATTGTCGTTGCCTGCCTCAAAGGAGACTGGAAAGCGGATATTGCCGCAACCGACAAAAACGAGATCCATATGATTCATTTGGCGGACATCCTGACAGACGGCATCGTCAAACAGTTTCCGGAAAAATTTTAA
- the rbsK gene encoding ribokinase: protein MKKTPQVVVIGSLNMDLVVEADRPPQMGETVQGNQVHFIPGGKGANQAVASARLGAKTAMLGAVGGDAFGGELLSALKQEGIDMEAVKTLADIHTGIASIVLSQGDNQIIFVAGANGQVTPADIDLFEQKIAQADVVLLQLEIPLETVVYAAAKAKELGKTVVLNPAPARVLPDELLRNVDVLIPNESELYLLAQTGADAKLEEAMTALLQKGVGTVVTTLGSKGAAYLTAQGESGSVPCHRVTVVDTTGAGDSFNAGFSYALASGAAVGDAVAFATKVAALAVTKLGAQAGMPTLAQVEEFTAE, encoded by the coding sequence GTGAAAAAAACGCCACAGGTTGTCGTTATCGGCAGTTTGAATATGGATCTCGTCGTCGAGGCGGATCGTCCGCCGCAAATGGGCGAGACCGTTCAAGGAAATCAGGTCCACTTTATCCCGGGGGGAAAGGGCGCCAACCAGGCCGTAGCTTCGGCCCGTCTGGGAGCGAAAACAGCGATGCTTGGCGCGGTTGGCGGCGATGCCTTCGGCGGAGAGCTGCTGTCTGCGCTGAAGCAGGAAGGCATCGACATGGAAGCGGTCAAAACCTTGGCGGACATCCACACCGGCATCGCCTCGATCGTGCTGTCCCAGGGAGACAACCAGATCATCTTCGTCGCCGGGGCCAACGGGCAGGTCACACCGGCCGACATCGACCTCTTTGAACAGAAGATCGCCCAGGCTGACGTCGTCCTCCTGCAGCTGGAAATCCCGCTGGAGACGGTAGTGTACGCCGCTGCCAAGGCGAAGGAGCTGGGCAAGACCGTCGTCCTCAACCCGGCACCGGCTCGCGTACTGCCGGACGAGCTCTTGCGGAATGTGGATGTGCTCATCCCAAACGAGTCCGAGCTCTACCTGCTGGCCCAGACCGGAGCAGATGCGAAGCTGGAAGAGGCGATGACAGCCTTGCTGCAAAAAGGGGTAGGCACCGTCGTGACGACGTTGGGCTCCAAAGGGGCCGCTTATCTGACGGCGCAAGGCGAATCCGGCTCAGTCCCATGCCACCGGGTGACCGTGGTCGACACGACAGGTGCGGGAGATTCCTTCAATGCCGGATTTTCCTACGCGCTGGCCAGCGGAGCCGCAGTAGGCGATGCAGTGGCATTCGCAACCAAAGTGGCAGCGCTTGCCGTAACCAAGCTCGGCGCGCAAGCAGGCATGCCGACCCTCGCACAAGTTGAGGAATTCACCGCAGAGTAG
- the nagA gene encoding N-acetylglucosamine-6-phosphate deacetylase, giving the protein MNQAIALKGTAIVDGQAIENALVVAVDGSIQYAGDADAYTGSLPEEIIEAGDGWICPGFVDMHMHGIEGHDTMDGTPESLQSISRALTRFGVTAFLATTMTAPYAQLETVLQNIARNSRAGLPGAEVAGIHLEGPWINPRYKGAQKEENIALPKLEEVRRLYELADGLIKVVTIAPEQPEALEAIAWLKERGVVVSAGHTGATFAQAADAVDAGVRHFTHCFNAMTGLHHREPGVVGAAMYHEQLSTELIADGIHVHPAVMKILYRVKSAGKLALVSDSMRAAALGDGSYDLGGQEVHVHGAEAKLADGTLAGSILTLNRAVGNMVTLSGVPVPEAVEMASLTPATILGIADRKGRLAAGFDADIVVLGKDFTVQSTFVAGKEVYRAGQA; this is encoded by the coding sequence ATGAATCAAGCAATTGCCTTGAAAGGGACGGCTATTGTGGACGGGCAGGCGATCGAAAACGCACTGGTCGTCGCAGTGGACGGATCGATCCAGTACGCGGGCGACGCAGATGCGTATACGGGAAGCTTGCCTGAAGAGATCATCGAAGCAGGCGACGGATGGATCTGCCCGGGCTTTGTCGATATGCACATGCACGGCATCGAAGGTCACGATACGATGGACGGCACGCCCGAATCGCTTCAGTCCATCTCACGCGCATTGACGCGATTTGGGGTCACGGCTTTTTTGGCGACGACCATGACGGCTCCATACGCGCAGCTGGAGACCGTGCTGCAAAACATCGCCCGAAACAGCCGGGCAGGACTGCCGGGTGCAGAGGTCGCCGGCATCCACCTGGAAGGGCCGTGGATCAATCCGCGCTATAAAGGAGCACAAAAAGAAGAAAATATTGCCTTGCCAAAGCTGGAGGAAGTACGACGGCTGTACGAGCTGGCAGACGGCTTGATCAAAGTCGTCACGATCGCGCCCGAGCAGCCGGAAGCGCTTGAGGCGATCGCCTGGCTGAAGGAGCGAGGCGTCGTCGTATCGGCCGGGCACACGGGTGCGACCTTTGCCCAGGCGGCAGACGCGGTCGATGCCGGCGTTCGCCATTTCACTCACTGCTTCAATGCCATGACCGGCCTGCATCATCGCGAGCCCGGCGTGGTGGGAGCCGCGATGTACCACGAGCAGCTGAGCACGGAGCTGATCGCGGACGGCATCCATGTGCACCCGGCCGTCATGAAAATACTGTACCGGGTGAAATCGGCGGGCAAGCTCGCGCTGGTCAGCGACTCCATGCGCGCGGCTGCTTTGGGGGACGGGTCCTACGATCTGGGCGGCCAGGAAGTGCACGTCCACGGAGCGGAAGCCAAGCTCGCAGACGGGACGCTGGCAGGGAGCATCTTGACCTTGAACCGAGCCGTGGGCAACATGGTGACCTTGAGCGGCGTGCCCGTGCCGGAAGCTGTGGAGATGGCCTCTCTCACTCCGGCGACGATCCTCGGCATCGCTGATCGCAAAGGCCGTCTGGCAGCAGGCTTTGATGCGGACATCGTCGTGCTTGGCAAAGATTTTACGGTGCAGTCGACCTTTGTGGCCGGGAAGGAAGTTTATCGCGCCGGACAGGCTTGA
- the rbsD gene encoding D-ribose pyranase — protein MKKLGILNSEISSVISRLGHTDRIVICDAGLPIPDQVTRIDLAVVPGLPSFFDVLEAVLTEMQVERAIFADELKTAQPAALARLEGTLAGADLSSVGHEEFKELTKEAKAIIRTGECTPYANVILQAGVTF, from the coding sequence ATGAAAAAACTAGGCATTTTGAATAGCGAAATCTCGTCGGTCATCAGCCGGCTGGGACATACGGACCGGATCGTCATTTGCGACGCCGGCCTGCCGATTCCGGATCAGGTGACCCGCATCGATCTGGCTGTCGTTCCCGGGCTGCCCTCGTTTTTTGACGTGCTGGAAGCGGTTTTGACCGAGATGCAGGTCGAACGGGCGATATTCGCCGATGAGCTGAAGACGGCTCAGCCCGCGGCGCTGGCCCGCCTGGAAGGGACATTGGCGGGAGCGGATCTGTCCAGCGTCGGTCACGAAGAGTTCAAAGAGCTGACGAAAGAAGCCAAAGCCATCATTCGCACGGGCGAGTGCACGCCCTATGCGAATGTGATCCTGCAAGCAGGCGTGACGTTCTAA